The Pseudorca crassidens isolate mPseCra1 chromosome 3, mPseCra1.hap1, whole genome shotgun sequence genome includes the window GTCCTCCCGGCTGGTCTTGCCATATTAGGGCTTCCTGTTTCCCATTTATGGCCATGTACGTCACGAAGGAGGTGGGTCCATGTCGTTCCAGACCCTTCAAATAGAGGCGGATCCGGGGAGTCGCGAGAGATCCCAGCGCGCAGAACTCGGGGAGCCGCCGCCGccagctgccgccgccgctgccaccAGCTTCCGCCGCAGGACCGGCCCCTACCCCAGCCTCGGCAGCCGCGCCGCGTCTACACCGGCCGGCGGCGAGGGCGAGCCGGCAGACCCCACCTGCGCTCTCCACAGTGTGCCCCGCGCCCCGCATGTGACCTGGCCAGGCCCCCGAGAGGTGTCCCCCGCAGCTCCTGCCCCGGGCTGCGCCCACCTGCCCCAACACCAGCTCTCCAGCCCACCAGTCCGGGATGGCGGCAGCCAAGGCCGAGATGCAGCTGATGTCCCCGCTGCAGATCTCCGACCCCTTTGGCTCCTTTCCTCATTCGCCCACCATGGACAACTACCCTAAGCTGGAGGAGATGATGCTGCTGAGCAATGGGGCTCCCCAGTTCCTCGGTGCCTCCGGGGCCCCGGAGGGCAGCGGCGgtaacagcagcagcagcgggggcggtggaggtggagggggcgGCAGCAACAGCAACAGCAGCGGCGGCGCCTTCAACCCTCAGGGGGAGGCGGGCGAGCAGCCCTATGAGCACCTGACCGCAGGTAAGCTGTGGCCTACGTCGAGGGCTAGCCCCTTCGCCACCATCCTGGAGTCTGGTCCTTCCCCACGGCCTTTGCAGCGCCCCTTCACCGCGGCAGTGCTTCTGGACTTAAGGGATGCAAGTGGGGTTTCCCTTCCATTCCTGTCATCCCCAAGGTCCTGTGTTAGAGGAATGCCTGGGgacatcccccaccccctcctcgtCCTTAACGGTGCACAGGGGAGCCAGCTTTTGTTTTGGAAGGAGAGCTGTGgggctgcgggggtggggggagggggggagggcttGTTTTGACGAGCAGGGCTGCGCCCCCTCCGCCTCCAGGAAGGCTAGCCTGCCTCCTGTCCCCAGGGAAGGACGGTGATCCTTGGCCAGGGATGTCTCGGCAGCCCCGGGTAGGGGTCGCGCACTAGCGGTGGCCGAGGGGGTGCTGGCGGGAATCCCTCGCCCTCGCAGCCGCTGCTGCGGAACGCTGGGAGCTGCAGTGGAGGGGGATTCTCCGTATTTGCGTCAGCTGTTGTTGAAATGGGTTCTGCCTCTGGATCGGGTCCAGGAACATTGCAATCTGCTGCTATCAATTATTAACTAGCTCAAGAGTCAATGGTAGCTGGCCCGACCTCTCGCCTGGCAGCGTGGGTCCTCCTCGCCCTCCAGTGATTGCTCTCCAGTAACCaggcctcctccctctctctctcctgccagAGTCTTTTCCTGACATCACTCTGAATAACGAGAAGGTTCTAGTGGAGACGAGTTACCCCAGCCAAACCACCCGGCTGCCCCCCATCACCTACACTGGCCGCTTCTCTCTGGAGCCTGCACCCAACAGTGGCAACACCTTATGGCCTGAGCCCCTTTTCAGCCTGGTCAGCGGCCTCGTTAGCATGACCAACCCCCCAGCCACCTCATCCTCAGCATCATCTCCAGcggcctcctcctctgcctcccagaGCCCACCCCTGAGCTGCGCAGTGCAGTCCAACGACAGCAGCCCTATTTACTCAGCGGCACCCACCTTCCCCACACCTAACACCGACATCTTCCCTGAGCCACAAGGTCAGGCCTTTCCAGGCTCAGCAGGCACCGCGCTTCAGTACCCACCTCCTGCCTACCCTGCTGCCAAGGGTGGCTTCCAGGTCCCCATGATCCCTGACTATCTGTTTCCACAACAGCAGGGGGACCTGGGCCTGGGCACCCCAGACCAGAAACCCTTCCAGGGCCTGGAGAGCCGTACCCAGCAGCCTTCGCTCACTCCACTCTCTACCATCAAGGCCTTTGCCACACAGTCGGGCTCCCAGGACCTGAAGGCCCTCAACACCACCTACCAGTCCCAGCTCATCAAACCCAGCCGCATGCGCAAGTACCCCAACCGACCCAGCAAGACTCCCCCCCATGAACGCCCCTACGCCTGCCCCGTGGAGTCCTGTGACCGCCGCTTCTCTCGCTCAGACGAGCTCACCCGCCACATCCGCATCCACACGGGCCAGAAGCCCTTCCAGTGCCGCATCTGCATGCGCAACTTCAGCCGCAGCGACCACCTCACCACCCACATCCGCACCCACACAGGCGAGAAGCCATTCGCCTGTGACATCTGTGGGAGAAAGTTTGCCAGGAGTGATGAACGCAAGAGGCATACCAAAATCCACTTGCGGCAGAAGGACAAGAAAGCAGACAAAAGTGTGGCCTCTGCCGctacctcctctctcccttcctaccCATCCCCAGTGGCTACCTCTTACCCATCCCCAGCCACCACCTCATACCCATCACCCGTGCCCACCTCCTACTCCTCTCCCGGCTCCTCGACCTACCCATCGCCTGTGCACAGTGGTTTCCCGTCACCCTCCGTGGCTACCACATACTCCTCCGTTCCTCCTGCTTTCCCTGCCCAGGTCAGCAGCTTCCCTTCCTCAGCTGTCACCAACTCCTTCAGCGCCTCCACAGGGCTTTCGGACATGACGACCACGTTTTCTCCCAGGACAATTGAAATTtgctgaaaggaaaggaaaaagagagaaaatgaaacacaagAGACTTAAAGGACGGGAGGAGGAGATGGCCATAGGAGGGGGCTCCTCTTAAGTCAGATGGAGGTTCTCAGAGCCAAATCCTCCTCTACTTGACCCCAGGGTCGCTGTGGAAGGTCTGTTGGCCAACAATTCTTTCTGTCcacttccctttcctccccaggACCTACTCCCTTTGACTTCAGCTGCCTGAAACAGCCATGTGCAAGGTCTTCACTTCTATCCAAAGAACTTGATTTGCATGGATTTTGGATATATCATTTCAGTATCATCTCCATCGTATGCCTGACCCCTTGCTCCCTTCAATGCTAGAAAATCAAGTTGGCAAAATGGGGTTTGGGCCCCTCAGAGTCCAGCCTTGTACTCTTGTACAGTGTCTGTGCcatggattttgtttttcttggggtACTCTTGATGTGAAATAATTTGCATACTCTATTGTATTATTTGGAATTAGATCctcactttgggggaaaaaaaaaaaaagaaaagccaagcaAACCAATGGTGATCCTTTGTTTTGTGATGATGCTGTGACAATTAAGTTTGAAGCTTTTTTTGAAACAGCAATTCTCGGTATTAATCGGAGCATGTTTCAGAGTGTTGTTCTGTTAACCTTTTTGTAAATATTGCCCGACTGTACTCTCACATGTGGCAAAATATggcttggtttttctcctttttttgaaaggtttggggtttttttttgtccttttggtTTAAAAAGTTTCACGTCTTGGTGCCTTTTGTGTGATGCGCCTTGCTGACGGCTTGACATGTGCAATTGTAAGGGATGTGCTCACCTCTAGCCTTAAGGGGGGCAAGGAGTGGTGATTCAGGGGAGGCTTTGGGAGCAAAATAAGGAAAAGGGCTGAGCTTGAGCTTCAGTTCTCCAGAatgtaagaaaacaaaatctaaaaatcAGAACTCtcaaaagtctatttttttaactgaaaatgtaaatttatatatatattcaggagTTGGAATGTTGTAGTTACCTACTGAGTAGGCGGCAATTTTTGTATGTTATGAACATGCAGTTCattattttgtggttttattttactttgtactTGTGTTTGCTTAAACAAAGTGACTGTTTGGCTTATAAACACGTTGAATGCGCTTTACTGCCCATGGGATATGTGGTGTATAtccttcagaaaaattaaaaggaaaataaaatagctgTGGTTGGGTGTGTTTCCTGGGCTAGGGGGAGGCCTCTGTAGTAGCCGTCTCTATCGAGGGGTTTGAGGGGCTTTTCCAGAGACAAGGATATTCCAACCAGAGACGTGCCCACTGTGTGTCGCTGGAGTGAATTCTTCGAGAATTGGGTTTGGGTCTCCTCTTCTTGATACTGGGCCCATTCCTCAGTCTGGTGGGCTTCAGGCTTATCTTGGTTAGTGAAAGCTAAAAAAGGCCAGAGGTAGAGGTGGAACATGTGTGGCCAGAGGTAGCACCATTCTAGCCCCAAATGTCTGACCAGCCCTGCCTCCATCTCTACCCAGGGTAGGGAAATTCTGTGTTCTTGGGAATCCCTGCCCTATACACCTGGGGGAGATAAGGGGTGGGCAGAGGGCTTTGGGAAACAGTAAAAGCTGGGGCTGCCTCAGActcttcctcccatcctccatGTCCCCAGAAGCCTGAGGGTATCGAAGAAGGTTAGAAGAGGCAAGGACCAGTTATCAAGCCAAGAATCCTTCCAGGAGAAAATCTCATTACTTGCCAGCTAGAGCTGTGATCCTTGGCAGCCTCCTGTGACACAGGGCAGAGGGGGCAGGAGGCTGGCCTGGTGTCTATTGTTCCACCTAGACTAAGTCTGTCCCCACTATGCAGGAGGCCTAAAGTGCTAGGTTCCTCTGGCCCCAGCCCCCAGAGGATCCACACTCACAGCCAGAGCAATTCTCGTGGGCTTG containing:
- the EGR1 gene encoding early growth response protein 1, with the translated sequence MAAAKAEMQLMSPLQISDPFGSFPHSPTMDNYPKLEEMMLLSNGAPQFLGASGAPEGSGGNSSSSGGGGGGGGGSNSNSSGGAFNPQGEAGEQPYEHLTAESFPDITLNNEKVLVETSYPSQTTRLPPITYTGRFSLEPAPNSGNTLWPEPLFSLVSGLVSMTNPPATSSSASSPAASSSASQSPPLSCAVQSNDSSPIYSAAPTFPTPNTDIFPEPQGQAFPGSAGTALQYPPPAYPAAKGGFQVPMIPDYLFPQQQGDLGLGTPDQKPFQGLESRTQQPSLTPLSTIKAFATQSGSQDLKALNTTYQSQLIKPSRMRKYPNRPSKTPPHERPYACPVESCDRRFSRSDELTRHIRIHTGQKPFQCRICMRNFSRSDHLTTHIRTHTGEKPFACDICGRKFARSDERKRHTKIHLRQKDKKADKSVASAATSSLPSYPSPVATSYPSPATTSYPSPVPTSYSSPGSSTYPSPVHSGFPSPSVATTYSSVPPAFPAQVSSFPSSAVTNSFSASTGLSDMTTTFSPRTIEIC